TTTTGGGAGTAttgatattaagattcttgtggaACAAAAAATGTTTTGTGTTTTGATTCATTAATAAATGTATATGGATAAGAAGAATAAACAATTGATTTTGTATAGAATCAATTTTTTGGGTGACCTGGTTATATGCATTACAATTTTTGCTATGTACTTGAGCTAAATTTCGAGTTAAAATTTTAGGCAGAGAAATGAAACATGTTTGaacttaataataattattttttattatgaaGAAGTGATACACTTGATATTAGAAGATTTAACTCCCAGTATTGCGAGACCAGTCTGGTAGGGTTTCTATTTCACTTTTCAGCGCATGACCTATTTACTAGctatcgcttttgctttgcatctttcttctgaATTTTATGTTGTTCCTGTTTTTCATATGATTTCTTTGctgatactaatattgtctcctttttCTTGAGCCGAAgatctttcggaaacagcctctttactccttcggggtaggggtaaggtctgcgtacacactaccctccccagaccccagtAGTGGGTTTTTGCcggattgttgttgttattgtattaCTATTGGGAGGGAGAAGTAGTTTCCCTTCTTGAAGTTTAATGGGAACTTGAATTGCTCTGATCTTTTTGTATCTTTAACTCAAGATGGTGATAAAATTCTTGAAATTGACCTAAccaaaatagaaggaaaaaaaacaagtTTAGTTGTAAGAGCAACTAGTGATGGGTGGGTTAGGCGCATGTTACGGATTCGAGCCCTGCTGCAGACTAAAGTCGAGTATTTAAGTGGTGAAGGATAGAGGGGTGGGCTcattatccaccgagtttcgGATTGTGCACCATTGGCCCTCAGGGGCTTTTTggttatcaaaaaagaaaaaaaaagaaagaaaaagaatctGATACTTGATTAGCACACCTTTCCTTCTACTTGCATCGAAACCTCTTTCCATTTGCTGTTAGCTTCATATTTGCTTGAGCTAAGTCTGAGTCTATTGTTGATTTTGCCTTAGGTTAACCGAAGTCACACCTGTTGTGTTGCTTCTCAGAATCCCCAAAGATGACAAAGGGAACGGCAATGTCATCTACTACTGTTTCAATTTTTGGAAAAGAGATAAATGTAGAAGGTGAATCTGTCAATAAGTTGGATGGTAAAACGCTCGTTCAGATCCTTTATTGTTTACCCCTAAATGATTCATCTATTATTGTTTCAGTTCATGAAGAAAAAATCTATTCAGAAGGTGAATCTATCAGTAAGTTGGATGATGACGCGCTCATTCAGATTCTTTGTTGGTTACCCCTAAAAGATGCTGCAAGAACAAGTGTCCTCTCACGTAGATGGCGGTACTTATGGCGTAGTTCACTCATGCCACCGTTGAATACTTTGTAAATTTCCATCAAGGATCGATGCAAGTAACCCCTACTCGTAAAGTAAGTATTCTTGCGTGAATTTTCTAGTCCTTTTGTCCTAAGCCTTTTCCTGATTCTACGGACGATTATATTTACTTTGCCCATCAAGAAGCAACTTTAAAGTTTGTTTTACAGCTCTGATCGGGATACAAATTCGTGATCCAAGTGAATTGTCTTTTACATTCATTGAATTACCCTGTGGCCTGTATTCAATTTCCAAGCATTCCATCGTAGAGTTAGTCTTCTAATATGTATAGTGGTTTCAAGCCTCGTTCTCAACTCGTGAAGCTTGTCTTGCAGTGATTATGATTGAGCTCGATTTACTTAACGActcaattaattaattactaatggaCCTTCAATCATTCTTGATTAGGGCATTTCCTGCACTTTCCCAGCaaggaaaataaaaagagaaaaaagcaTCGAGTAACATTTTAAAGCATTGCATTACagcttttttttaaatttttttttttaaaccttATATATGTCAATTGTCAAGATGATCGAACCTATGGGGGGAGCGAGCCTTTTGCCGTGGTCATCTTAAGTTATTTTTTCCCCTTTTGCATTGCAGTGAATTTTGTGACAGACGAGTATACAACAAATGCTGTGAAGATGAAGAAAATCAAAGAGAAGGCAGAGAAGCTACCAGAGTTACCTCCTTTTTTTACTTCATTTTTAAAGTACTTTTAGAAAGGTTTGGAGCAGCCCAGTGTTAGACTTTTTACCCCAAACTCCCCATTTAAAGTCGATGTGATACTTAAGTATATGGAATTGCATGAAATGTAATCAAAGCATTCATTCATTTTGGAGATATGTTTAGCAAAAAACAGTGAAATGCATATTTGCTATCCCTTAGTCCTAGTTAAATAAATATGTGCAAAAACATAAACATATTTGTCCACAATAACTACATACACAGTATATGATCCCACACGCATACCTtggcacaaaaaaaaaaaaaaagcgttTCCAAATAGGTTTGAAAAAtacaagagaaaaaaaaaaaactaagaagaaaataaaagaatataAGAAACAACATTAGTACAAAAATTGATGAATAAGAAAATACTAGAATAATAATAGCATTGATACGGAGAAGAGGGAGCACATAACATGCTATAAATTAGAACCATACTCCATCACAGAAGAGAGAGAAACCGTTCGACTACCTTCTACCCTAATTCTTGACATTCATGCCCTCCTATCTAAGTTACTTTTAAGGTAGAGGAACGTCtaagagaaagataaaagaaaacatAATGATCTAGTGAAAATCCAAAACCCCGATAAGATATCAATCAACGACCTTATCAGTGAGCTACTACTCAAATTTCACTAAATTCGAATTTCATAAATTCATGAAACATCACTGTTATTTGCTTCCCTGTTCTCTACTGTTGTAGAACAAGTAATTGGTTTGATATAAACACCGATACTTTCAAGATAATGAATATGAGTTGTGCCATGAAATCCACCAAAAGCTCCATCTGTTCCAAACTGAAAATCAAACTCAGTATCAGAACTTTCATGGGTTCCAAAAGGTCCATAAGTAGCTTTATTTGTACCAAATGTGATTGATGTCACATAATTAGCAGGTTGAATTACTGTAGGATGAAATTCCACATAGTAACCACGTATCCAAGTGATAAACTCTGAGGGATAATCAAGTTTaatctgcaaaaaaaaaaaaaaaaaaaaaattccttcacAATAAGTTTTTACGACAAGAATCATAAGTTTAAGTTCTATACATTAACGGcataaaaatatttatacaaTCAGGTCAGCGATACatacatgaaaaaaaaaatcttgattTTTGCTTTTCCCTAACTTACCCGTTTGGATTTAAGAAACTTTCAAACAGATGaaaactttaattttttttaggagAGACTTAAATTCAAAAAACTAAACCAattttttacgaaaatagccaaAACATTGCACTTTCACACTATTTTTCTACGAACCTTTTCAGAATCTATTTTGCTTAAGCTGTTtggaccaaaaaaaaaattatttcaagaaCAAAGCAAAACTTCTAGAAGATTGTTTTTTTTCTCAGAaatttattttttggaaaatgacactgtatagccgTTGTCAAAATAATAGCCGGGAAAAAAAATAATGTttctatattttatatatatatatatatatattctatattttgtatacaaaaattatacaaattttatacactttttcaactaccaaatataaatagaTTTTTACACATGCTAAAAGTAATAATACCCCAAATTTTTTCCTAAAATTATCCAAACGTCAATCTGTAGGCCCTAAAAACATGAGTTACAAAGTACAAAATTTTCTTCtcagcaaaaaaataaaaaatataatataataataataataataataatgaaggaAAAATTTCAAAAGTTGTGTATTTCTTTTTCAAAACATGTTCACAaaatatttgaaatttgaaataagAAAACAAAATCTGAGAACAGAAAGTAATACTAGTAGTAAATTTATAACTCACTGTATCAAATCTTAAGCCTCCATCACCACCATGTTTATTGGACAAGACAAAGAATCCATTTTTTATGTATAAAAACTGAATGAAATTCACTCTTCTACCATGAGATATAAAAATCTTGACTACTTTATCTTCCTTATCATCCCATATTTCACCATTTAATCCAATAAATGGACAAACCTTAATCATGATTACgattttttatgtttaattagtGGTAGAAAATATTGTTTGTGGAAGGGAAAGATAAAACATATGTTCAAAGAACCTTGTGTATTTATATTGTTAATATAACGTATATATGTATTGATATtgtaaaaaagttttttttttttttttttttgggaacttttcaaattttaaatGTCACATTTCAAATTTGAAATACCCACTTTCCTCGGCAATAGAAAAAGGAAAACTAAGCTGGAAAAAGGGACAAAAAGTAAATGAGGACCCGTCTgtcaataaaaaaaaattaatttttttttttcaaaaatatgtttGTCCATGAAAattttcaagtttttgaaaatttttcagAATGAGTTTCCCAAAccactttttcaaaattttcaacatTTTTGTTTTTTCCCTCACAAAATTGCGATAtttttttcaagtaaaatgcatatccaaacataatttaaaaattataatttttatgtccaaacgcctactaaaaatcacttaaacaaggaagagaaagaaagaaataaaggtAGCAATGCTAATCACCGGCTATTATACCAAAGATATTGCAATATTTTgtatttattgtttttattgtgATCCTGATTTCCTATCAATCAAGAATTCTAATTTGTATATTCTCTTTTCTATTTTGAGCCCTTTGCTCCTCTAATCTTGTATAGACAACTACtgtaatgaaaaatacaaaaatatttaaattagATAGAttaacttaatattataaaattaaaatttagataTTCAAAAACTATATAAAAAGTATTATAATTTGCAATTTTTCTCATATTATTatgataaaaatatatatattaaaatattgaTCAAAGTTTATATTATTTGAATCTCGAAAAGCTAGACGTGACAAGTATTTTAGGATGGAGCGAGTAATGCTAAAAGAAGCTTTGTAGTTTATTCTGAATTAGAAACATAAAAGTAATTGCATAATAAGGGGTCAATATTATGTATCTCAACAACAAGAAAAGAATATTAAGTAATAAAAATTGTACATTATTCTACACCTAAAAATTCCAAATCTCAAATTCAGATTCAAGAAAGGCATAAATGGATGCAgaaaaaatagtatatatataataagGTCTTGGTAAACCTAAAACATTCATAAActctttcttccaatttttcttttc
The Nicotiana sylvestris chromosome 11, ASM39365v2, whole genome shotgun sequence DNA segment above includes these coding regions:
- the LOC104213595 gene encoding inactive protein RESTRICTED TEV MOVEMENT 1-like; this encodes MIKVCPFIGLNGEIWDDKEDKVVKIFISHGRRVNFIQFLYIKNGFFVLSNKHGGDGGLRFDTIKLDYPSEFITWIRGYYVEFHPTVIQPANYVTSITFGTNKATYGPFGTHESSDTEFDFQFGTDGAFGGFHGTTHIHYLESIGVYIKPITCSTTVENREANNSDVS